From the Lolium rigidum isolate FL_2022 chromosome 2, APGP_CSIRO_Lrig_0.1, whole genome shotgun sequence genome, one window contains:
- the LOC124686116 gene encoding protein trichome birefringence-like 12 has product MPRIRLHLLLLLPVTLTVVLLLIPSSPPQPPPHSPIPCGAAPSDATAGSWIPTPEPSPPPLYSPSCPFHRNAWNCLRNGRPPVAALSWSPARCGGGVVPRVDPAAFLAAARGRRIGLVGDSLSENLVVALLCALRAGDAGARRWKRRGAWRGGYFPREDVVVAYHRAVLLAKYTWQPVENSKIQKDGIKGTYRVDVDIPADDWVNITKFYDVLIFNTGHWWGPDKFPKETPLVFYKGGKPIEPPLDIFNGLKVVLKSVASYIEREVPSKTLKLWRTQSPRHFDGGEWDHNGSCVSDRLLEKHELDSWFDPRFGGVNKEARLVNSVIQEVLVNTDIQLLNLTYMSEFRADAHPAIWLGKKDAVAVWGQDCMHWCLPGVPDTWVDILASRISHYFKQGKG; this is encoded by the exons ATGCCGCGCATCCGCCTGcatctgctgctcctcctcccggTAACCCTcaccgtcgtcctcctcctcatcccctCCTCCCCGCCCCAACCCCCGCCACACTCACCCATCCCCTGCGGCGCCGCCCCCTCCGACGCCACCGCCGGCAGCTGGATCCCGACCCCggagccctcgccgccgccgctctactCCCCGTCCTGTCCCTTCCACCGCAACGCCTGGAACTGCCTCCGCAACGGCCGCCCCCCCGTCGCCGCGCTCTCCTGGTCCCCCGcccgctgcggcggcggcgtcgtgccGAGGGTCGACCCCGCGGCGTTCCTGGCCGCGGCCAGGGGGCGCCGGATCGGGCTCGTGGGAGACTCGCTGTCGGAGAACCTGGTCGTCGCGCTGCTCTGCGCGCTCCGGGCGGGCGACGCCGGCGCGCGCAGGTGGAAGCGGCGGGGCGCGTGGCGGGGCGGCTACTTCCCCCGGGAGGACGTCGTCGTCGCCTACCACCGCGCCGTTCTGCTCGCCAAGTACAC GTGGCAGCCTGTAGAGAATTCAAAAATTCAGAAGGATGGAATCAAGGGAACTTACAGAGTTGATGTTGACATTCCTGCTGATGATTGGGTAAATATCACCAAGTTCTATGACGTGCTCATTTTCAACACCGGACACTG GTGGGGTCCGGATAAATTTCCAAAAGAGACTCCCCTTGTTTTCTACAAAGGGGGAAAACCTATTGAGCCTCCACTCGACATCTTCAATGGACTAAAAGTAGTCCTCAAAAGTGTGGCCTCGTACATTGAAAGGGAGGTCCCAAGTAAAACTCTGAAGCTGTGGCGCACACAGTCACCCAGGCACTTCGATGGGGGCGAATGGGATCACAACGGCAGCTGCGTGTCAGATAGGCTCCTAGAAAAACACGAG CTCGACTCTTGGTTCGATCCAAGGTTCGGCGGAGTGAACAAAGAAGCGAGGCTAGTGAACTCGGTGATCCAGGAAGTGCTAGTCAACACGGACATCCAGCTGCTCAACCTGACCTACATGAGCGAGTTCCGCGCCGATGCCCACCCCGCCATTTGGCTCGGGAAGAAGGACGCGGTGGCGGTCTGGGGCCAGGACTGCATGCACTGGTGCCTGCCTGGCGTACCAGACACGTGGGTTGACATCCTGGCCTCGCGGATCTCGCACTACTTCAAACAGGGCAAAGGTTGA
- the LOC124686117 gene encoding F-box/FBD/LRR-repeat protein At5g22660-like, giving the protein MSADEARQMFEGMLISPPPVSGADRISALPDNVLQDILSLLTAQEAVRTCVLARSWRHLWRSITSLRILSPDTTWYESDDPEPARDLWKFVDNLLNLRDKRTELHTLDIKFGQFSKEDLPYVSLWIRSAVMCKVSSLTFHHIGPYLCLDDLHLASRHLRTVHLASVALLKDSFVDFASCPALEDFKLHECKICFLGISSTSLKHLSITGCIFGHDSHSRLHVSAPSLASLKLDDLIGIAPIFENMLLLEMACVSLGNQGADVCCNVFMSGILCRADNACPICADYPADYVLLAAISSARHLELISKPENGPDHKIEMKGSYRTMEGPPAISEHLKIVEVKCNAVDEKILEVLKFLRAFNIRFGSE; this is encoded by the exons ATGAG CGCCGACGAAGCCCGCCAAATGTTCGAAGGAATGCTCATCAGCCCGCCGCCCGTGAGCGGCGCCGACCGCATCAGCGCCCTGCCGGACAACGTGCTCCAGGACATCCTCTCCCTCCTCACGGCGCAGGAAGCCGTGCGGACGTGCGTGCTCGCCCGGAGCTGGCGCCACCTCTGGAGGTCCATCACGAGCCTGCGCATCCTCAGTCCAGATACTACATGGTATGAGTCAGACGACCCAGAGCCTGCCCGAGACCTCTGGAAGTTCGTGGACAATCTTCTCAACCTGCGTGACAAGCGCACCGAGCTGCACACTCTCGACATCAAATTCGGCCAATTCTCGAAAGAGGACCTGCCCTATGTCAGCCTATGGATCCGTTCTGCTGTGATGTGCAAAGTTAGTTCGCTCACCTTCCACCACATAGGTCCATACCTCTGCCTCGACGACCTGCATCTTGCATCCCGGCATCTCAGAACAGTACACCTTGCAAGTGTAGCCCTCCTAAAAGACAGCTTTGTTGATTTTGCTAGCTGCCCAGCGTTGGAGGATTTCAAGTTGCACGAGTGCAAAATCTGTTTTCTTGGGATATCATCTACCTCGCTGAAGCATTTGAGCATCACTGGCTGCATTTTTGGCCATGACTCGCACAGCAGACTCCATGTTTCTGCTCCGAGCCTTGCTTCGCTGAAACTAGATGATCTTATCGGTATTGCACCGATTTTTGAAAACATGTTGCTGCTAGAGATGGCATGCGTGAGTCTTGGAAATCAAGGCGCGGATGTTTGTTGCAATGTTTTTATGTCTGGTATTCTCTGTCGAGCTGATAATGCATGTCCTATTTGTGCTGATTACCCTGCCGATTATGTGCTCCTGGCTGCTATCTCAAGTGCCAGGCATCTGGAGCTGATATCTAAACCTGAAAAT GGACCAGATCATAAAATTGAAATGAAAGGAAGCTACAGGACAATGGAAGGACCGCCTGCAATATCTGAGCACCTTAAAATAGTCGAAGTCAAGTGTAATGCTGTCGACGAGAAAATTCTCGAAGTTTTGAAGTTTCTGCGTGCATTTAATATCC GATTTGGTTCTGAGTAA